One segment of Stomatobaculum sp. F0698 DNA contains the following:
- a CDS encoding 1-deoxy-D-xylulose-5-phosphate synthase, with translation MYLETINSPADVKKLSVEELTALAAEMREALIVRASRHMGHVGPDLGFIEATVALHAVFSSPEDKIIYDISHQTYPHKMLTGRREAYTDPAHYDDVSAYSNPKESPHDFFELGHTSVSIDLALGMAKARNLLGGTEKVIAVIGDGSLSGGEALEGLNTAGEFKGQFLILVNDNQMSIAENHGGLYASLKALRDSNGTSENNLFRAMGLDYRYEAAGNDIGALIRALNAVKDVDHPLVLHINTLKGKGYEPAETRKEEFHWHFPFDRESGETLPDFRFEGESYEEATAEFLLKAAAEDPAVLVLTSGVPGTIDLTPERRAMLGEQYLDVGIAEQTALAVASGAAKRGAKPVYFTEATFLQRAYDQLVHDVCIQRSPVTMLLGSASLFGMSDVTHSGVLALPMLSNIPELIVLAPTSLEEYLSMLRWSLKQRENPVAILIPSTELCHATGAVRENFSLPAHYEIVRRGGEAAILAPGDMRLLGGKTAALLEEKYGIRPTLMNPGVVSDLDEALLRDLRKEHRAVLVLEDGLLSGGFGAKVAGFYADSSMKVLLRGLPKAFYDRYRISSLLKAQGMTPERLAESMVNALGKN, from the coding sequence ATGTATTTGGAAACAATCAACAGCCCCGCGGACGTCAAAAAATTGAGTGTCGAAGAGCTGACGGCACTCGCGGCGGAAATGCGGGAGGCGCTCATCGTCCGCGCAAGCCGGCACATGGGACATGTGGGACCGGACCTCGGCTTTATCGAGGCGACCGTTGCGCTCCATGCGGTTTTTTCTTCGCCGGAGGATAAAATCATCTACGACATCTCCCACCAGACCTATCCGCACAAGATGCTGACCGGGAGGCGGGAGGCGTATACGGACCCCGCACACTACGACGATGTCTCGGCCTACTCGAACCCGAAGGAGAGCCCGCACGACTTCTTTGAACTCGGGCACACCTCGGTCTCGATCGATCTTGCGCTCGGCATGGCGAAGGCGAGAAATTTGCTCGGCGGGACGGAGAAGGTGATTGCGGTCATCGGCGACGGTTCGCTCTCCGGCGGCGAGGCGCTCGAGGGCCTAAACACCGCGGGTGAATTTAAGGGGCAGTTCCTCATTCTGGTAAACGACAATCAGATGTCGATCGCCGAGAATCACGGCGGACTCTATGCCTCGCTGAAGGCGCTTCGCGATAGCAACGGAACTTCCGAAAACAACCTGTTCCGCGCGATGGGTCTTGACTACCGCTATGAGGCGGCGGGCAATGACATCGGCGCACTGATTCGGGCGCTGAATGCGGTGAAGGATGTGGATCACCCGCTTGTGCTCCACATCAATACCCTAAAGGGCAAGGGCTATGAGCCGGCGGAGACCCGAAAGGAGGAGTTCCACTGGCACTTCCCCTTTGACCGGGAGAGCGGCGAGACCCTGCCGGACTTCCGCTTTGAGGGCGAGAGCTATGAGGAGGCGACCGCAGAGTTTCTTCTAAAGGCAGCGGCAGAGGATCCCGCCGTGCTCGTTTTAACTTCCGGCGTGCCGGGCACCATCGATTTAACGCCCGAGCGCCGCGCTATGCTCGGCGAGCAGTATCTCGATGTCGGCATTGCGGAACAGACGGCGCTCGCCGTTGCCTCGGGCGCGGCAAAGCGCGGCGCGAAGCCGGTCTATTTTACGGAGGCAACCTTCTTACAGCGCGCCTACGATCAGCTGGTTCACGATGTTTGTATCCAGAGGAGCCCGGTCACCATGCTGCTCGGCAGCGCATCGCTCTTCGGTATGAGCGATGTGACGCACAGCGGCGTACTTGCGCTCCCCATGCTCTCCAATATCCCGGAACTCATTGTGCTTGCGCCGACCTCGCTCGAAGAGTACTTGAGCATGCTCCGCTGGTCCCTGAAGCAGCGGGAAAATCCGGTTGCGATTCTCATCCCCTCCACCGAACTTTGTCACGCGACGGGTGCGGTACGGGAGAACTTTTCGCTGCCCGCGCACTATGAAATTGTGCGGCGCGGCGGGGAAGCAGCGATTCTGGCGCCCGGAGATATGCGACTGCTCGGCGGGAAGACCGCGGCTCTCCTCGAAGAGAAGTACGGCATACGCCCAACCCTCATGAACCCGGGGGTGGTTTCGGATCTCGACGAGGCGCTGCTCCGGGATTTGCGAAAAGAGCATCGCGCGGTGCTGGTTCTGGAGGACGGTCTGCTCTCCGGCGGCTTCGGCGCTAAGGTCGCGGGCTTTTACGCGGACAGCTCGATGAAGGTTTTACTCCGCGGTCTCCCGAAGGCCTTTTATGACCGCTACCGCATCTCGTCGCTCTTAAAAGCGCAGGGTATGACGCCGGAGCGGCTTGCGGAAAGCATGGTCAATGCGCTCGGAAAGAACTGA
- a CDS encoding carbon starvation CstA family protein, which yields MATFMIGLAILICGGFLYGSLCERVFGPDNRETPAYAKQDGVDFVPMPTWKNALINLLNIAGTGPILGPIQGILFGPIALLTIPIGNVIGGAMHDYFAGMICTRDGGIQMPDMIKKYTNSKVFWIYDVFVSVLLLLVGAVFIYTPGDIAATQVFGFSGGAKDPTTWIIYGIIFVYYYIATVFPIDKIIGKVYPIFGAVLVFSAVGVFFVMVGSHYPLVNVWDSWNTGAFAYGDYFFGLGDMKSFGHFMPIFFVTVACGILSGFHSTQTALIARTMKSEREGKMTFYNMMIVEGFIAMVWAAGTMALIQMGAAKGGITMQFENGVLRYFQQAADGGLKAISATSVVGVLCRKALGPVGGAIALIGVIVLPVTSGDTALRALRLTIADTFHIKQDNNARRLMLATPIFVLVFGILVWAKFDTNGFNLLWRYFAWSNQAMALFALAAAAIYLLIEKKGAFVWMPLIPGIFYTVVCGSYILNAKIGFNLPWNAAYAGGVALAVLYAVSVFVRGRRPANTL from the coding sequence ATGGCAACATTTATGATTGGCCTCGCGATTCTGATCTGTGGCGGATTTTTGTACGGCTCCCTCTGTGAGCGCGTCTTCGGCCCGGATAACCGCGAGACCCCCGCGTATGCAAAGCAGGACGGCGTGGACTTTGTCCCGATGCCGACTTGGAAGAATGCGTTGATTAACCTTTTGAACATCGCGGGTACCGGCCCCATACTCGGGCCGATTCAGGGCATACTCTTCGGGCCGATTGCGCTGCTCACCATTCCGATCGGCAATGTGATCGGCGGTGCGATGCACGACTACTTCGCCGGCATGATCTGCACGAGAGACGGCGGCATCCAGATGCCGGATATGATTAAAAAGTACACGAACAGCAAGGTGTTCTGGATTTACGACGTCTTTGTCTCGGTGCTTCTGCTCCTGGTCGGTGCCGTATTTATCTACACGCCGGGTGACATTGCCGCGACGCAGGTCTTCGGCTTCTCGGGCGGTGCGAAAGATCCGACGACCTGGATTATCTACGGCATCATATTCGTGTATTACTACATTGCGACGGTCTTCCCGATCGATAAGATCATCGGCAAGGTGTACCCGATTTTCGGTGCGGTGCTGGTCTTCTCTGCGGTCGGTGTCTTCTTTGTCATGGTCGGAAGTCATTATCCGCTCGTGAACGTTTGGGACAGCTGGAATACCGGCGCGTTTGCGTACGGCGACTATTTCTTCGGTCTGGGTGATATGAAGTCCTTCGGCCATTTCATGCCGATTTTCTTCGTGACGGTTGCCTGCGGCATACTCTCGGGCTTCCACTCGACGCAGACCGCGCTGATTGCGCGCACCATGAAGAGTGAGCGCGAAGGCAAGATGACTTTCTACAACATGATGATTGTCGAGGGCTTCATCGCAATGGTATGGGCAGCGGGAACCATGGCGCTGATCCAGATGGGCGCTGCGAAGGGCGGCATCACGATGCAGTTCGAAAACGGCGTGCTGCGCTACTTCCAGCAGGCGGCGGACGGCGGACTCAAGGCAATTTCCGCGACCTCGGTGGTCGGCGTGCTCTGTCGTAAGGCCCTGGGCCCGGTCGGCGGTGCGATTGCGCTCATCGGTGTCATTGTGCTTCCGGTTACCTCCGGTGACACGGCGCTCCGCGCACTGCGCCTCACGATTGCGGATACCTTCCACATCAAGCAGGACAACAACGCGCGCCGTCTGATGCTCGCAACCCCGATCTTTGTGCTGGTGTTCGGCATTCTGGTCTGGGCAAAGTTCGATACGAACGGCTTTAACCTGCTCTGGAGATACTTCGCTTGGTCGAATCAGGCGATGGCACTCTTTGCGCTGGCGGCGGCGGCCATTTACCTCCTGATTGAGAAGAAGGGCGCCTTTGTCTGGATGCCGCTCATTCCGGGTATTTTCTATACCGTGGTCTGCGGCAGCTACATTCTGAACGCGAAGATCGGCTTTAACCTTCCGTGGAATGCGGCGTACGCCGGCGGCGTGGCACTTGCGGTACTCTATGCCGTCTCCGTGTTTGTCCGCGGCAGAAGACCGGCAAATACCCTGTGA
- the pdxR gene encoding MocR-like pyridoxine biosynthesis transcription factor PdxR translates to MLTYFLNARGKESKYRFLYNAIRSDILAKKLLPGERLPSKRALAEHLGLSLSTVGSAYAALLDEGYLEVKARSGFFVSALTLPENGNANRTDKADFQPANAAEAARPPEGSDKNADANAEAAISETEPSAPHSSLGELAADFPFTPFSHIVRDVLLRFPRELLARPENQGALHFRRAISAYLLRYRGMQADPAQIVIGSGTEYLYGLVAQLLPRAALYGIEAQSYEKIRLVYSAYARPYELLPLDAYGVSAEGLAASRASLLHVTPYQSYPSGVTATAAKRFEYLRWAKERAAFLVEDDYASEFSLQKKPLETIYAMDSNDSVIYLNTFTKTLAPSMRVAYMVLPKRLLESYRERLGFYACTVPALDQYVLAEYIDRGYLERRLNQLRRKLRLSMRDSKAQAPEDVPQPLRSESGN, encoded by the coding sequence ATGCTCACCTACTTTTTGAATGCCCGCGGCAAAGAGAGTAAGTACCGCTTTCTCTACAATGCCATTCGGAGCGATATTCTCGCAAAGAAACTGCTTCCCGGCGAACGCCTGCCCTCCAAGCGCGCGCTCGCGGAACACCTGGGCCTAAGCCTCTCGACGGTCGGGAGTGCCTACGCGGCGCTTCTCGATGAGGGCTATCTCGAGGTCAAAGCGCGGAGCGGCTTCTTTGTCTCCGCCCTCACGCTTCCGGAAAACGGCAACGCAAACCGAACAGACAAGGCAGACTTTCAACCCGCGAACGCTGCGGAAGCGGCGCGCCCCCCCGAAGGCAGCGACAAAAACGCAGACGCGAACGCCGAAGCGGCAATCTCCGAAACCGAACCCTCCGCGCCGCACAGCTCCCTCGGCGAACTCGCCGCCGACTTCCCCTTTACGCCCTTCTCCCACATTGTCCGCGATGTTCTGCTCCGCTTTCCGCGTGAGCTGCTCGCGCGCCCGGAAAATCAGGGGGCTCTGCACTTTCGCCGCGCCATCAGTGCCTATCTGCTCCGCTATCGCGGCATGCAGGCGGATCCCGCGCAAATCGTAATCGGCTCCGGCACCGAGTATCTCTACGGACTGGTTGCGCAGCTCCTGCCCCGCGCGGCACTCTACGGCATCGAGGCGCAGTCCTATGAGAAGATACGCCTTGTCTACAGCGCCTACGCCCGCCCCTATGAACTCCTGCCGCTCGATGCCTACGGGGTGAGTGCCGAGGGGCTCGCCGCCTCCCGCGCCTCCTTACTCCATGTGACACCCTACCAGAGCTACCCGAGCGGCGTGACCGCAACCGCCGCCAAGCGCTTTGAATATCTCCGCTGGGCCAAGGAGAGAGCTGCCTTTCTCGTGGAGGATGACTATGCCTCCGAGTTTTCGCTCCAAAAAAAGCCGCTGGAAACCATCTATGCGATGGATTCCAACGACTCTGTGATTTACCTCAATACCTTTACCAAGACCCTCGCGCCGTCCATGCGTGTCGCCTATATGGTGCTCCCGAAGCGCCTCCTCGAAAGTTACCGCGAACGTCTCGGCTTCTATGCCTGCACCGTCCCCGCACTCGACCAGTATGTGCTCGCCGAGTACATAGACCGCGGCTACTTGGAACGGCGCCTGAACCAACTGCGTCGAAAACTCCGTCTCTCTATGCGGGATTCGAAAGCGCAAGCTCCAGAAGACGTCCCGCAGCCGCTGCGAAGCGAGTCAGGGAATTGA
- a CDS encoding HAD family hydrolase yields the protein MKRAYLFDVDGTLWDSARAVTDSWNEVLKARRGSGTLTVDDMHGFMGHTMDEIAARISPDADPLEQKEIMEACMRHEIDYLESHSGCFYPGVLKTLRALFESGKELYIVSNCQEGYIESLLEAGNLSSGEDGVIRDFICYGETRRPKGENIELILERNELSPEEAVYIGDTEMDQAAAEEAGVDFYHVSYGFGRVHGALRELDSLEELLED from the coding sequence ATGAAACGGGCTTATCTCTTTGATGTAGACGGGACGCTCTGGGACAGCGCGCGTGCGGTTACGGATTCCTGGAATGAGGTGTTGAAGGCGCGCAGGGGCAGCGGAACGCTCACGGTCGATGACATGCACGGCTTTATGGGACACACGATGGATGAGATTGCGGCACGCATCTCCCCGGACGCGGATCCCCTAGAGCAGAAGGAAATCATGGAAGCCTGCATGCGGCACGAGATCGATTATCTGGAGTCCCACAGCGGCTGCTTTTATCCCGGGGTGCTGAAGACCCTCCGCGCCCTTTTCGAGAGCGGCAAGGAACTCTACATTGTCTCAAATTGCCAGGAGGGCTATATCGAGTCTCTGCTCGAAGCCGGAAATTTAAGCAGCGGAGAGGACGGTGTGATTCGCGATTTTATTTGCTACGGCGAGACGAGACGCCCGAAGGGAGAAAATATAGAGCTGATTCTCGAGCGGAACGAACTCAGCCCGGAGGAGGCGGTGTACATCGGGGACACCGAGATGGATCAGGCCGCGGCCGAGGAGGCCGGCGTCGATTTTTATCATGTGAGCTACGGCTTCGGACGGGTTCACGGGGCACTCCGCGAGCTCGACTCCCTCGAAGAACTCTTAGAGGACTGA
- a CDS encoding ECF transporter S component has protein sequence MTGQQTATATNTDQRLHKIVLTGLMAALCYAAFAFLKIPIPTPGGGMVALHIGNAFCVLAALYLGGVYGGLAGAIGMTIADLMDPKYVTSAPKTFLLKFLIGLIAGFIAHKLGHITEDHDRKYLFFWTLLASAVALGFNVIADPIVGYLYKTYLLGIPQEASKIMATWAAGVTAINSVAGTVVVVIAYAALRPVLKKAGQFFYLD, from the coding sequence ATGACAGGACAACAGACAGCAACAGCGACAAACACAGATCAGAGACTTCATAAAATCGTATTGACGGGGCTCATGGCAGCGCTCTGCTACGCAGCCTTTGCCTTTTTGAAAATCCCGATTCCAACGCCGGGCGGCGGCATGGTGGCGCTTCATATCGGCAACGCCTTTTGCGTGCTTGCGGCGCTCTATCTGGGCGGTGTGTACGGCGGCCTTGCGGGCGCAATCGGCATGACGATTGCGGATTTAATGGATCCGAAGTACGTGACTTCCGCGCCGAAGACCTTTTTGCTCAAGTTCTTGATCGGCCTCATTGCGGGCTTTATCGCGCATAAGCTCGGCCACATCACAGAAGATCACGACAGAAAATATCTCTTTTTCTGGACCTTGCTCGCTTCGGCGGTCGCGCTCGGCTTTAATGTGATTGCGGATCCGATTGTGGGCTATCTCTATAAAACCTATCTGCTCGGCATTCCGCAGGAAGCGTCGAAGATTATGGCGACCTGGGCAGCCGGTGTGACCGCAATCAACTCGGTCGCGGGCACCGTGGTCGTGGTCATCGCCTATGCGGCGCTGCGTCCGGTTTTAAAGAAAGCGGGACAGTTCTTTTATCTGGACTGA
- a CDS encoding metallophosphoesterase family protein has product MKRYISDLHFFHDKLNREMDCRGFASLEEMHAHMIAAWNQTVSPKDEVFILGDFSVGKAEETNEVVRQLKGELYLLRGNHDYYLKKSAFDRSRFHWIQDYAEIHDEGRKVILSHYPVFCYNGQNRLTAQGEPKSAMLYGHLHDTFDEVLVNRFIAETRAAKRPQTDRETGESIEKDIPCLMINCFCMFSDYRPLSLREWIELDRRRRLTAQQRDSR; this is encoded by the coding sequence ATGAAGCGCTATATCTCGGACTTACATTTTTTTCACGACAAGCTAAACCGCGAGATGGACTGCCGGGGCTTTGCCTCCCTCGAGGAAATGCACGCGCATATGATTGCCGCCTGGAATCAAACCGTGTCGCCGAAGGACGAGGTGTTTATCCTCGGTGACTTCTCCGTGGGAAAGGCCGAGGAGACCAACGAAGTTGTGCGGCAGTTGAAGGGAGAACTCTATCTGCTTCGGGGAAACCACGATTACTATCTCAAAAAGAGCGCTTTTGACCGCAGCCGCTTCCACTGGATTCAGGACTATGCGGAGATTCACGACGAGGGAAGAAAGGTGATACTCTCACACTACCCGGTCTTTTGTTACAACGGGCAGAATCGGCTGACCGCGCAGGGAGAGCCGAAGAGCGCCATGCTCTACGGCCATCTGCACGATACCTTCGATGAGGTGCTCGTGAACCGCTTTATCGCAGAGACAAGGGCGGCAAAGCGCCCGCAGACAGACAGAGAGACAGGGGAGTCCATCGAAAAGGACATCCCCTGTCTCATGATCAACTGTTTTTGTATGTTTTCGGATTACCGTCCGCTCAGCCTTCGCGAGTGGATAGAGCTTGATCGGCGGCGTCGTCTCACTGCGCAGCAACGCGATAGCCGATAA
- the nhaC gene encoding Na+/H+ antiporter NhaC, producing the protein MEANKTGTKKVRLPNFIEALIPIVVMMGLMLLGFVGKTGYTDAHMPLVVSICVACIIGGICGHSFSDMLAGMLDRLNATMEAILILCTVGILVASFIMSGTIPAVIYYGLDLLTPRLFLPVGCIMCAIVGLACGSSWTATATIGIAFLGIGAGLGINPAITAGMIISGAYLGDKFSPLSDTTNLAAAVSGTGLFDHVSAMVSTTAPTFVIALILYTILGMNINTAGYDPQVAAGLQTALASKFHINPLLLIPIIVVIAACVMKLPGLVGIAISVLCGVLFAAVFQGMTNIGDIFNTLHYGITVETGNEIADKLLNRGGMDHQMWTINLILLAVAYGGALERCGCVDALFGGLKNKLHSVGQLVLATLLTSLFCDATMCDQFLGIGVPAPLYSDKYDEMGLARNMLSRTLEDCGTLWAVMFPWTGCGAYQMGVLGVHPFAYFPFAFVNLLNPIYAAITAFLGRNVFWADGAYTNIFGKTTMHKPAGAPEEAHEVALKNLERLRAEGKAPKVGK; encoded by the coding sequence ATGGAAGCGAATAAGACAGGCACCAAGAAGGTACGACTGCCCAATTTCATAGAGGCGCTCATTCCCATTGTCGTCATGATGGGACTTATGTTGCTCGGGTTCGTCGGCAAGACGGGCTATACGGATGCGCATATGCCCCTGGTTGTATCCATCTGCGTTGCCTGCATCATCGGTGGTATCTGCGGGCACAGTTTCTCTGATATGCTCGCGGGCATGCTGGATCGTCTGAATGCGACGATGGAGGCAATTCTGATTCTCTGCACCGTCGGTATTCTGGTCGCATCCTTCATCATGTCGGGCACCATCCCGGCTGTCATTTACTACGGTTTGGATCTTCTGACCCCGCGGCTCTTCCTGCCGGTCGGCTGCATCATGTGCGCGATTGTCGGCCTTGCCTGCGGTTCCTCTTGGACCGCAACGGCGACCATCGGCATTGCCTTCCTCGGCATCGGTGCGGGTCTCGGCATTAACCCTGCCATTACCGCCGGCATGATTATCTCCGGGGCATACCTCGGCGATAAGTTCTCGCCGCTCTCGGATACCACCAACCTCGCGGCGGCGGTTTCCGGCACGGGTCTCTTTGACCACGTGTCGGCAATGGTTTCCACGACGGCGCCGACCTTCGTGATTGCTTTGATTCTCTACACCATACTCGGCATGAACATCAACACCGCGGGCTACGACCCGCAGGTGGCGGCGGGACTGCAGACCGCGCTTGCGTCGAAGTTCCACATCAACCCGCTGCTGCTCATTCCGATTATCGTGGTCATTGCGGCTTGCGTGATGAAACTCCCGGGTCTGGTTGGCATCGCAATCTCGGTGCTCTGCGGCGTGCTCTTTGCGGCCGTTTTCCAGGGCATGACCAACATCGGCGACATCTTCAACACCCTGCACTACGGCATTACGGTCGAGACCGGAAACGAAATCGCGGATAAGCTCTTAAACCGCGGCGGTATGGACCACCAGATGTGGACCATCAACCTGATACTCCTCGCGGTCGCCTACGGCGGCGCGTTGGAGCGCTGCGGCTGCGTGGACGCGCTGTTCGGCGGTCTCAAGAATAAACTGCACTCGGTCGGTCAGCTGGTGCTTGCAACTCTGCTCACCTCGCTCTTCTGCGATGCGACCATGTGCGACCAGTTCCTCGGCATCGGCGTTCCGGCACCGCTCTACAGCGACAAGTACGACGAGATGGGACTTGCGCGCAACATGCTTTCCAGAACCCTTGAGGACTGCGGAACCCTTTGGGCGGTTATGTTCCCGTGGACGGGCTGCGGCGCGTATCAGATGGGCGTGCTCGGTGTGCACCCCTTCGCATACTTCCCGTTTGCGTTTGTCAACCTGCTGAACCCGATTTATGCGGCAATCACGGCCTTCCTGGGACGCAATGTCTTCTGGGCGGACGGCGCGTATACCAATATCTTCGGCAAGACCACCATGCATAAGCCGGCGGGCGCACCGGAAGAGGCGCATGAGGTCGCACTGAAGAACCTTGAGAGACTGCGCGCGGAGGGCAAGGCGCCGAAGGTCGGCAAGTAA
- a CDS encoding HutD/Ves family protein, producing MKVKKRSAKDYRVSRWSGGETREFLLFPESASYAGRDFLWRVSSATVELPESDFTPLPDYRRFLTPLSGALKLSQDGGPFRTLGALEVLPFDGGAETKSRGEVTDFNLMLRKGEAEGGMETASLRAGETLRLGTLLPAEAAESETLLIYCYSGAAALRQAGKECVLEVGAYLQLSPEAGEEGGLSLAESELLAIAENTVLAFAWMRRCD from the coding sequence ATGAAAGTGAAAAAGAGAAGCGCAAAGGATTATCGCGTGAGTCGCTGGAGCGGCGGAGAGACTAGGGAGTTTTTGCTCTTCCCGGAGAGCGCAAGCTATGCCGGACGGGATTTTCTCTGGCGTGTGAGTTCGGCGACCGTGGAGCTTCCCGAGAGTGATTTTACACCGCTGCCGGACTATCGGCGCTTTCTGACACCGCTCAGCGGTGCGCTCAAGCTCTCGCAAGACGGCGGCCCGTTCCGGACGCTCGGGGCGCTCGAGGTGCTTCCGTTCGACGGCGGGGCAGAGACCAAGTCCCGCGGCGAGGTGACGGATTTTAATTTGATGCTTCGAAAGGGAGAGGCAGAGGGCGGCATGGAGACCGCTTCGCTTCGGGCGGGCGAGACGCTTCGCCTCGGGACGCTCCTTCCCGCAGAGGCAGCAGAGAGCGAAACGCTTTTGATTTACTGCTATTCGGGTGCCGCCGCACTTCGGCAGGCCGGGAAAGAATGCGTCTTAGAAGTCGGGGCCTATCTTCAGCTGTCTCCGGAGGCGGGAGAAGAGGGCGGACTTTCGCTTGCGGAATCGGAGTTACTTGCGATTGCGGAAAACACGGTGCTCGCGTTTGCATGGATGCGACGGTGCGATTGA
- a CDS encoding AAA family ATPase: MRENSLDFLRAEGISERLIEELRAFRTYYHLDEAEADRVPEPLYPYYGREVWEEAIGALLAGEHLLLSGGKASGKNVLAEGLAAAFGRPLWDISLYVNADAASLIGTDTFRDGAVQLRKGPVLRAAECGGFGILDEINMAKNESLAVLHAALDFRRVIDIPGYERVCLHEATRFIGTMNYGYAGTRELNEALASRFLVIQMPVIPLADVKRLLSGKYPNLRPEYATQFAELFDEIRKKSEGGEITSRALDLRGLIAAIGMMERGLSPVRALRLGIVNKCFDSYEQTLVSDLVATRLPESLEAGRVFA, encoded by the coding sequence ATGAGAGAAAACAGTCTGGATTTTTTGCGCGCCGAGGGAATTTCCGAGCGTCTGATCGAGGAACTGCGCGCATTTCGAACTTACTATCACTTGGATGAGGCGGAGGCGGACCGCGTGCCGGAGCCGCTTTACCCCTACTACGGGAGAGAGGTCTGGGAAGAGGCCATAGGCGCCCTGCTCGCCGGAGAACATTTGCTTCTGTCGGGCGGCAAGGCGAGCGGTAAGAATGTGCTCGCGGAGGGACTGGCGGCTGCCTTCGGGCGTCCGCTCTGGGACATCTCCCTCTATGTGAATGCGGATGCCGCGAGCTTAATCGGGACGGATACCTTCCGGGACGGCGCGGTACAGCTCAGAAAGGGACCGGTGCTCCGCGCGGCGGAGTGCGGCGGCTTCGGTATCTTGGACGAAATCAATATGGCGAAGAATGAAAGCCTCGCGGTACTGCACGCTGCCCTCGACTTTCGTCGCGTCATCGATATCCCGGGCTATGAGCGTGTGTGCCTCCACGAGGCGACCCGCTTCATCGGCACAATGAACTACGGCTACGCGGGAACGCGCGAATTAAACGAGGCGCTCGCCTCCCGCTTCCTCGTGATTCAGATGCCTGTCATTCCGCTCGCGGACGTGAAGCGCCTCCTGAGCGGCAAGTATCCGAACTTACGCCCGGAATATGCGACGCAGTTTGCGGAGCTCTTCGATGAGATACGGAAAAAGAGCGAGGGCGGCGAAATCACGAGCCGCGCGCTGGATCTTCGCGGCCTGATTGCGGCCATCGGCATGATGGAGCGCGGGCTCTCGCCGGTGAGAGCCCTGCGACTCGGCATTGTGAACAAGTGCTTTGACAGCTACGAGCAGACCCTGGTCAGCGACCTCGTTGCGACCCGCCTGCCGGAGAGCCTCGAAGCCGGGCGCGTGTTTGCATGA
- a CDS encoding nitroreductase family protein has protein sequence MKEIFERRSVRKFADREVEAEKLEAVLRAGMAAPSAGNQRPWEFYIVRDREKLEALSKLSRYAGPLAAAPLAIVTVCDPEGKRFAEVAATDMAACTENLWLGAVSEGLGTVWIGVYPYEERVNFTNQILGIPAGKYVFSILPLGYPAEEKTAEDRFDPSRIHEL, from the coding sequence ATGAAAGAAATCTTTGAGAGAAGAAGCGTGAGAAAATTTGCGGATCGGGAAGTGGAGGCGGAAAAATTGGAGGCGGTCCTCCGCGCCGGTATGGCGGCGCCCTCCGCAGGAAATCAGCGCCCCTGGGAGTTTTACATTGTGAGAGATCGCGAGAAACTGGAAGCTCTGTCCAAGCTGAGCCGCTATGCGGGGCCGCTTGCTGCGGCGCCGCTCGCAATCGTCACGGTATGCGACCCCGAGGGCAAGCGCTTTGCCGAGGTGGCGGCGACCGATATGGCAGCCTGCACGGAGAACCTCTGGCTCGGTGCGGTTTCGGAGGGGCTCGGAACGGTGTGGATCGGTGTTTATCCCTACGAAGAACGCGTGAACTTTACGAATCAAATACTCGGAATCCCGGCGGGAAAATACGTGTTTTCGATCTTGCCGCTCGGCTATCCGGCGGAGGAAAAGACTGCGGAGGATCGCTTCGACCCCTCCCGGATTCACGAGCTTTGA